A genome region from Musa acuminata AAA Group cultivar baxijiao chromosome BXJ3-5, Cavendish_Baxijiao_AAA, whole genome shotgun sequence includes the following:
- the LOC135638115 gene encoding putative pentatricopeptide repeat-containing protein At5g08310, mitochondrial has protein sequence MMTVRSIRMTCLFSAPISYKFDLFFDPNPSYGLHTKDSPIDPSLSTNLLAHQLLDLFSKPPKLRDAEELQRLGRSLVPATAEAVIKGLRSWRTAHEFFRWASWQHGFRHTCYTYNAMAYVFSRARRAAQLKGLAAEVLKERCPMTAGALGFLIRCLGDQGLVEDAILVFDRAVDLHCVPNSYTYNCLLEVLAKAGLVEAAESRFKEMVNSRGLEPDKYTLTSMLQSYCNVGKLADVWDIFERIKSEGWVDEHVLTVLIVTFCKWGKVNQVCELVDHMEGLRMMPTEKTFSVLVHGLVRQGRLDKALEMFDKMKSLGYSGDLALYSVIIEGLFEGKEFAMAHDMYMEMKKIGISPDVLLLKKMIMAFCRERDFFSASQLLDEGVGLNLGSLISLYNVVLDGLIEHGEVYRAYKLLCEMMKSKGLQVLKLDIDDHGRCENETDVEEFFRMKKPVCPNADSFNIVVCGLCEAKKLDAALVLLNNMIGVGYKGKLLMYNNLIHELCNVDRLEESYELLRKMEEYGFMPTGFTYNSIFCCTCRRGDLSAALDLLKEMRKHGHLPWIKHCTLMVQQLCGNGKVAEAAAFLDDMVALGFLPDMVAYSAAIDGLCKSGDVDKALKLFRDISSRWYLPDVVAHNILINGFCKTGRLPEALEIFEEMLKKELVPSPVTYNLLVDGWCKAKNIDNALACFKKMVDSDRPPTVVTYTSIIDGLCDAGRSDDALMVYNEMREKGCAPNQMTYTALIHGLCKCGRADVALVYFDKMKQKEFELDTFVYLLLINLLIMKGNSVKALELLKGVLQRDSFHYNSKNSILMKKAVGKLFADESTSSDVRLLIESGHISSIQSLHDMGQM, from the coding sequence ATGATGACTGTGAGATCGATCAGAATGACCTGCTTGTTCTCCGCCCCCATATCCTACAAATTTGATCTTTTCTTCGATCCTAACCCTAGTTACGGTCTGCATACCAAGGATTCCCCGATCGATCCCTCCCTCTCCACCAATCTGCTCGCCCACCAGCTGCTCGATCTATTCTCCAAGCCACCCAAACTCCGGGACGCCGAGGAGCTCCAACGCCTCGGCCGCAGCCTCGTCCCGGCGACCGCAGAGGCCGTCATCAAGGGCCTCAGGAGTTGGAGGACCGCGCACGAGTTTTTCCGGTGGGCGTCGTGGCAGCACGGGTTCCGCCACACCTGCTACACCTACAACGCCATGGCCTACGTCTTCTCCCGTGCCCGTCGAGCGGCTCAGCTAAAAGGCCTGGCGGCGGAGGTGCTTAAAGAGCGTTGCCCGATGACCGCTGGCGCTTTGGGGTTTCTAATTCGGTGCCTTGGTGATCAGGGTTTGGTCGAGGACGCCATTCTTGTTTTCGACCGTGCTGTCGATCTTCACTGCGTCCCTAACTCTTACACTTACAATTGCTTGCTTGAGGTGTTGGCTAAAGCTGGTTTGGTGGAAGCAGCGGAATCGAGGTTTAAAGAGATGGTGAACAGCCGGGGTTTGGAGCCTGACAAGTATACACTTACCTCGATGTTGCAGTCGTACTGCAACGTGGGGAAGCTGGCAGATGTCTGGGACATCTTTGAGAGGATAAAGTCGGAAGGCTGGGTTGATGAACACGTTCTCACAGTCCTCATTGTTACATTTTGCAAGTGGGGAAAGGTCAACCAAGTATGtgaattggttgatcatatggaaGGCCTGCGGATGATGCCGACCGAGAAGACCTTCAGCGTATTGGTTCATGGACTTGTGAGACAAGGGAGACTGGATAAGGCGCTCGAGATGTTTGATAAGATGAAGTCCCTGGGTTATAGTGGGGATCTTGCACTGTACAGTGTGATAATTGAGGGGCTTTTTGAGGGGAAAGAGTTTGCCATGGCTCATGACATGTATATGGAGATGAAGAAGATTGGCATCTCACCAGATGTTCTATTACTCAAAAAGatgatcatggcattttgtagaGAAAGGGACTTTTTCAGTGCAAGTCAGTTATTGGATGAAGGTGTAGGGTTAAATTTGGGTAGTTTAATCTCTCTTTATAATGTTGTTCTTGATGGGCTCATTGAACATGGTGAGGTATACAGAGCTTATAAGCTACTCTGTGAAATGATGAAATCTAAAGGTTTGCAAGTCCTAAAGTTGGATATCGATGATCATGGCAGATGTGAAAATgaaactgatgtggaggaattctTCAGAATGAAGAAACCTGTTTGCCCAAATGCTGATTCTTTTAACATCGTGGTCTGTGGTTTATGTGAAGCAAAGAAGCTGGATGCAGCCTTAGTTCTTTTAAACAATATGATAGGAGTCGGTTACAAGGGTAAACTTTTGATGTATAATAATCTTATACATGAGCTGTGTAATGTGGATAGATTGGAGGAAAGCTATGAACTTTTGAGAAAAATGGAGGAGTATGGGTTTATGCCCACAGGATTTACATATAACTCAATTTTTTGTTGTACTTGTAGAAGAGGGGATTTATCAGCCGCACTTGATTTACTTAAGGAGATGCGAAAACACGGGCATTTACCATGGATAAAACATTGTACATTGATGGTGCAGCAACTTTGTGGAAATGGAAAAGTAGCAGAAGCAGCAGCATTTTTGGATGATATGGTTGCACTAGGGTTTCTTCCTGATATGGTTGCTTATTCTGCAGCTATTGATGGATTGTGCAAATCAGGAGATGTTGACAAAGCACTAAAACTCTTCCGTGATATATCATCACGTTGGTATCTTCCTGATGTGGTTGCACATAATATTCTTATTAATGGATTTTGCAAAACTGGTAGATTGCCTGAGGCTCTGGAGATATTTGAAGAGATGTTAAAGAAGGAACTTGTTCCTTCTCCTGTCACATACAACCTTCTAGTTGATGGTTGGTGCAAGGCGAAGAACATTGACAATGCACTTGCTTGCTTTAAGAAAATGGTTGATTCAGACAGGCCACCAACAGTAGTTACTTACACAAGCATAATAGATGGCTTATGTGATGCAGGAAGATCAGATGATGCACTTATGGTGTACAATGAAATGAGAGAAAAGGGATGTGCTCCAAATCAGATGACTTACACTGCTCTTATACATGGCCTTTGCAAGTGTGGTAGGGCAGATGTTGCTCTGGTCTACTTcgacaagatgaaacagaaggaatttgagcttgataCTTTTGTATACTTGTTGCTGATTAATTTGTTAATTATGAAAGGGAATTCGGTTAAGGCTCTTGAGCTTTTGAAGGGAGTCCTTCAGAGGGATAGCTTTCATTATAATTCTAAGAACTCTATATTGATGAAGAAAGCAGTAGGCAAGTTGTTCGCGGATGAATCTACTTCATCGGATGTTAGATTACTTATCGAGAGTGGGCATATATCATCCATCCAAAGTCTCCACGACATGGGGCAGATGTAG
- the LOC103984791 gene encoding endoribonuclease Dicer homolog 3b isoform X1, producing MRHLPSTEGKLAASSHSPCRRINPHAFPTAWAPQNHWTTLPASPHFPVSCPRSSSIEAMEIEQLELPVRQPLKYLQPRRYEIKVFEAAMRKNTIAVPETGAGKTLIAVMLMKEFGKRLIVDGQKMMIIFLASTVNLVNQDYTELDVVEYCGAQRIGEWSTDCWEKNVKTRDVVVMTPQILLDALRRAFQTLDTVQLIVFDECHCARGNHPYARIMKEFYHDTGCKPTIFGMTASPVGGKDYNELIKTEVGYAMGTKNGFISSKLDKLGEISQSLRLEEEVYCLILMERVITAKVIERFMRKINITPHFPVSYLTGGGSSKDSLTPKLQRTVIDSFRAGKVNFLLTTDIAEEGVDIPNCSCVIHFDLPKTVCSYVQSPGRARQVNSSFILMLERGNDVQKDKIFDIIGSENYLGKPSSRDNKTFLSNGHGEEIDVYCVKTTGATVTAESSINLIYKFCEKLPKDRYFIPKPFFELYEKDGSYECSLTLPPNAAFQKIIGPMSCSSNSAKQLVSLKACKKRHQLGALSNHLLPFHEDPQGSTFSGAGTTKRKELHGMTSVHALCGSWAHKPDNVTLNAYKVHFVCDQEGENYSDFVLLVGSSLDDDVASAEIVLSLIPNKVITSYVSPCGKVHLSAEQVEKSKLFQEFFFNGIFGRMFTGSRSSGSQREFLFREGHTISWSSMNMYLLLPLESSSNDNGFSIYWNGIHACVAIVEYLRKIYSTDDEYHSGNSTTSCTSPCETNGENAEIVQLANKSLHIKYLKNSVVFSIHNGRIYSVLDVINDVTPEDPFDDSCGMKPSQFVSFIDYYHQKYNIVLHYPQQPLLLLKQSHNPHNLLLKSRSEDASTDDKAIMEKEQIHARLPPELLVHIDLSTDILKSFYLLPSVMHRLETLMLASQLRKEIGYNDLLIPSSLILEAMTTLRCCENFSLERLELLGDSVLKYAVSCHLFLKYPKKHEGQLSDCRSQAVCNSTLHKLGTGRSIQGYIRDSAFDPRRWLAPGQISIRPFPCICGIDTCNVPLEGKYMTEEISVVVGKPCDKGHRWMCSKTIADCVEALVGAYYAGGGLPAALQAMRWLGVDIKMDKVLVEEAKMSAFHWYHLSKVSEIEFLESKLNYMFTVKGLLLEAITHPSLQELGLDYCYQRLEFLGDSVLDLLITWHHFLSHKNIDPGVLTDLRSASVNNENFAQVAVRNNFDKYLRHSSGILSEQIKDYVTRISSYHCFNDMLLPVFLPKAPKVLGDIVESIAGAILIDTYLNLDAVWDIFKSLFSPIVTPDNLELPPIRELSELCSYFGYFIHTKSMKNGEEVLSELTVQLKDDLLVGCGRDKNMKTAKAQAALCLLKQLKTRGISHGQSISKRKQDRYISSDNSFLSTTYVRNTTSKDNGYLENNSKLTKAKLNNPVHPITLPMRMDKGGPRTALFKLCRILQWPMPEFESREENFRTPITLNGVKTPNFNLFTTKISLHIPNSKVLTLTGEQRTDKKSAQDSAALVLLLELKKQEVCILEEP from the exons ATGCGGCACTTGCCTTCCACGGAGGGCAAATTGGCGGCCTCGTCACACTCCCCGTGTCGACGGATCAACCCTCACGCTTTTCCCACTGCTTGGGCGCCCCAAAACCATTGGACAACCCTCCCCGCATCTCCCCACTTCCCCGTCTCCTGCCCACGCTCCTCCTCCATCGAAGCCATGGAGATCGAGCAGTTGGAGCTGCCTGTTCGACAGCCGCTCAAATATCTCCAGCCACGACG TTACGAGATTAAGGTGTTTGAAGCCGCGATGAGGAAGAACACGATCGCTGTGCCGGAGACGGGGGCCGGAAAGACGTTAATCGCCGTGATGCTTATGAAGGAGTTCGGGAAGCGGCTGATCGTGGACGGTCAGAAGATGATGATCATTTTTCTGGCTTCAACGGTCAATCTTGTGAATCAG GACTATACAGAGCTGGATGTAGTAGAATACTGTGGAGCGCAAAGGATTGGCGAGTGGAGCACTGATTGCTGGGAAAAGAATGTTAAAACTAGAGAT GTTGTGGTCATGACTCCCCAGATACTATTGGATGCTTTAAGGCGTGCATTTCAGACTCTAGACACAGTGCAATTGATTGTTTTTGATGAGTGTCATTGTGCTCGTGGTAATCATCCATATGCAAGAATAATGAAG GAATTCTATCATGATACTGGATGCAAGCCAACCATTTTTGGAATGACAGCATCTCCTGTAGGCGGCAAAG ATTACAATGAACTCATAAAAACAGAAGTCGGATATGCAATGGGAACCAAAAATGGATTTATATCTTCAAAGTTGGACAAACTAGGTGAAATTTCTCAATCACTTAG ATTAGAAGAAGAGGTATACTGTCTAATTTTAATGGAAAGAGTTATAACTGCTAAAGTGATTGAAAGATTTATGAGAAAGATCAATATCACACCACATTTTCCAGTGTCTTACTTAACTGGTGGAGGTTCATCAAAAGATTCTTTAACCCCAAAATTGCAGAGAACCGTTATTGATTCTTTTCGAGCTGGGAAG GTGAATTTCTTGCTCACTACTGATATAGCTGAAGAAGGAGTAGATATACCTAATTGTTCCTGTGTGATCCATTTCGACTTACCtaaaacagtttgcagttatgtccAGTCTCCTGGCAGAGCACGACAAGTTAATTCAAGTTTTATTCTCATGCTTGAGAG GGGAAATGATGTACAGAAGGAtaaaatctttgatattatcgGAAGTGAAAATTACTTGGGAAAACCTTCTTCTAGAGATAATAAGACATTTCTCTCTAATGGTCATGGTGAAGAAATAGATGTTTATTGTGTCAAGACAACAGGAGCAACAGTAACTGCAGAGTCCAGCATTAATCTTATTTACAAATTCTGTGAAAAGCTTCCAAAAGACAG GTATTTCATTCCAAAGCCATTCTTTGAGTTATATGAGAAAGATGGTTCATACGAGTGTTCGTTGACTTTACCGCCCAATGCGGCATTTCAAAAAATAATAGGTCCTATGAGCTGCAGCTCTAACTCAGCAAAGCAGCTTGTGTCTCTAAAAGCCTGTAAGAAACGTCATCAATTAGGAGCACTCAGTAATCATCTACTTCCTTTTCATGAAGACCCTCAGGGGAGCACTTTCTCTGGAGCAG GGACAACCAAAAGAAAGGAGCTTCATGGAATGACAAGCGTCCATGCTTTATGTGGATCTTGGGCTCACAAGCCGGATAATGTGACATTGAATGCATATAAGGTGCATTTTGTTTGTGACCAGGAAGGTGAAAATTACTCAGATTTTGTTCTGTTAGTAGGCTCAtcacttgatgatgatgttgcaaGTGCAGAAATAGTGCTATCCTTGATCCCTAACAAGGTCATCACCTCATATGTTTCTCCTTGCGGGAAGGTCCACTTAAGTGCAGAACAG GTTGAAAAGTCAAAACTATTTCAAGaattctttttcaatgggatattTGGTAGGATGTTTACTGGATCAAGATCATCAGGCTCTCAAAGAGAATTCTTATTTAGGGAAGGACATACGATATCATGGAGCTCTATGAACATGTACCTGCTTTTACCTCTTGAGTCCTCATCAAATGATAATGGTTTCAGTATATATTGGAATGGGATTCACGCATGTGTAGCTATAGTGGAATACTTGCGGAAAATATACTCAACAGATGATGAGTATCATTCTGGAAATTCAACCACTAGCTGTACATCTCCATGTGAAACAAATGGTGAGAATGCAGAAATTGTTCAGTTGGCAAACAAATCTCTTCATATTAAGTACCTCAAAAATTCAGTAGTCTTTTCAATTCATAATGGGAGGATCTATTCTGTCCTTGATGTGATAAATGATGTGACCCCAGAGGATCCATTTGATGATAGTTGTGGCATGAAGCCCTCACAGTTTGTTTCATTCATTGACTATTACCATCAGAA GTACAATATTGTGCTTCACTATCCGCAACAGCCATTGTTATTATTGAAACAAAGTCATAATCCTCACAATCTTCTTTTAAAATCAAGATCTGAAG ATGCTTCCACTGATGACAAGGCAATCATGGAGAAAGAACAAATACATGCACGTTTGCCCCCTGAACTTCTGGTCCACATTGACCTATCAACTGATATTTTGAAGTCATTTTATTTGCTACCTTCAGTAATGCATCGACTGGAGACATTGATGCTAGCCAGCCAGCTTCGCAAAGAAATTGGTTACAATGACCTTCTAATACCAAGCTCACTG ATTTTGGAAGCAATGACAACTCTAAGATGTTGTGAGAATTTCTCTTTGGAACGTTTGGAACTACTTGGTGACTCAGTGCTCAAGTACGCAGTGAGTTGCCATCTGTTTCTGAAATATCCAAAGAAGCATGAAGGACAGCTATCTGATTGTAGGTCACAGGCAGTTTGTAACTCAACACTTCATAAACTGGGAACAGGTCGTTCCATACAG GGTTATATACGAGATAGTGCATTTGATCCTCGACGTTGGCTTGCTCCTGGACAGATTTCGATCCGCCCTTTCCCTTGTATTTGCGGCATAGACAcctgcaatgtgcctcttgaaggaAAATACATGACCGAGGAGATCTCTGTTGTCGTTGGAAAACCTTGTGATAAAGGTCACCGGTGGATGTGCTCTAAGACAATTGCAGATTGTGTTGAAGCTCTAGTTGGAGCATACTATGCTGGCGGTGGTTTACCTGCTGCACTTCAAGCAATGAGGTGGTTGGGAGTCGACATCAAAATGGACAAGGTGTTAGTTGAGGAAGCCAAGATGAGTGCATTCCATTGGTATCATCTTTCTAAAGTTAGTGAGATTGAATTCTTGGAGTCAAAACTCAACTATATGTTTACAGTCAAGGGATTACTGCTAGAAGCCATCACACATCCATCACTGCAGGAGTTAGGACTTGACTACTGTTACCAG AGACTGGAATTTCTAGGTGACTCTGTATTGGACTTGCTTATTACATGGCATCACTTCCTGAGTCATAAAAATATTGACCCTGGAGTATTAACTGATTTGCGTTCAGCATCAGTTAATAATGAAAATTTTGCGCAAGTTGCTGTAAGGAATAACTTTGATAAATATCTTCGGCACAGTTCTGGAATACTCTCAGAGCAGATAAAAGACTATGTTACTAGAATTTCGAGTTATCATTGTTTCAATGATATGCTGTTACCAGTTTTTCTGCCCAAGGCTCCAAAG GTTCTTGGAGATATTGTAGAAAGTATAGCAGGGGCAATACTAATTGATACTTATCTCAACCTTGATGCGGTTTGGGATATATTTAAATCACTGTTTTCTCCTATTGTCACTCCCGATAATCTTGAATTGCCTCCTATACGTGAATTAAGTGAACTGTGTAGTTATTTTGGGTATTTTATACACACAAAAAGCATGAAGAATGGGGAAGAGGTTCTTTCTGAATTAACAGTTCAGCTTAAGGATGATTTGTTGGTAGGATGTGGAAGAGACAAGAACATGAAGACTGCAAAAGCACAAGCAGCTTTATGCTTGTTGAAACAACTAAAG ACAAGAGGTATTTCACATGGCCAAAGTATTTCCAAAAGGAAGCAAGACAGATATATCTCCAGTGACAActcttttctttcaactacatatGTAAGGAATACAACTTCAAAA GATAATGGTTATCTAGAAAATAATTCCAAGTTGACAAAGGCAAAGCTAAATAATCCAG TGCATCCAATTACTCTTCCAATGAGGATGGACAAAGGGGGCCCCAGGACTGCTCTTTTCAAGCTTTGCAGAATACTACAGTGGCCAATGCCAGAATTTGAATCACGAGAAGAAAACTTCAG AACTCCGATAACACTAAATGGAGTGAAAACACCAAACTTCAACCTCTTCACAACAAAAATATCACTGCACATCCCAAATTCCAAAGTTCTTACACTTACGGGCGAGCAAAGAACAGACAAGAAAAGTGCACAAGATTCAGCAGCACTTGTGCTGCTCCTTGAGCTCAAGAAACAAGAAGTATGCATCCTCGAGGAGCCATGA
- the LOC103984791 gene encoding endoribonuclease Dicer homolog 3b isoform X2, translated as MTPQILLDALRRAFQTLDTVQLIVFDECHCARGNHPYARIMKEFYHDTGCKPTIFGMTASPVGGKDYNELIKTEVGYAMGTKNGFISSKLDKLGEISQSLRLEEEVYCLILMERVITAKVIERFMRKINITPHFPVSYLTGGGSSKDSLTPKLQRTVIDSFRAGKVNFLLTTDIAEEGVDIPNCSCVIHFDLPKTVCSYVQSPGRARQVNSSFILMLERGNDVQKDKIFDIIGSENYLGKPSSRDNKTFLSNGHGEEIDVYCVKTTGATVTAESSINLIYKFCEKLPKDRYFIPKPFFELYEKDGSYECSLTLPPNAAFQKIIGPMSCSSNSAKQLVSLKACKKRHQLGALSNHLLPFHEDPQGSTFSGAGTTKRKELHGMTSVHALCGSWAHKPDNVTLNAYKVHFVCDQEGENYSDFVLLVGSSLDDDVASAEIVLSLIPNKVITSYVSPCGKVHLSAEQVEKSKLFQEFFFNGIFGRMFTGSRSSGSQREFLFREGHTISWSSMNMYLLLPLESSSNDNGFSIYWNGIHACVAIVEYLRKIYSTDDEYHSGNSTTSCTSPCETNGENAEIVQLANKSLHIKYLKNSVVFSIHNGRIYSVLDVINDVTPEDPFDDSCGMKPSQFVSFIDYYHQKYNIVLHYPQQPLLLLKQSHNPHNLLLKSRSEDASTDDKAIMEKEQIHARLPPELLVHIDLSTDILKSFYLLPSVMHRLETLMLASQLRKEIGYNDLLIPSSLILEAMTTLRCCENFSLERLELLGDSVLKYAVSCHLFLKYPKKHEGQLSDCRSQAVCNSTLHKLGTGRSIQGYIRDSAFDPRRWLAPGQISIRPFPCICGIDTCNVPLEGKYMTEEISVVVGKPCDKGHRWMCSKTIADCVEALVGAYYAGGGLPAALQAMRWLGVDIKMDKVLVEEAKMSAFHWYHLSKVSEIEFLESKLNYMFTVKGLLLEAITHPSLQELGLDYCYQRLEFLGDSVLDLLITWHHFLSHKNIDPGVLTDLRSASVNNENFAQVAVRNNFDKYLRHSSGILSEQIKDYVTRISSYHCFNDMLLPVFLPKAPKVLGDIVESIAGAILIDTYLNLDAVWDIFKSLFSPIVTPDNLELPPIRELSELCSYFGYFIHTKSMKNGEEVLSELTVQLKDDLLVGCGRDKNMKTAKAQAALCLLKQLKTRGISHGQSISKRKQDRYISSDNSFLSTTYVRNTTSKDNGYLENNSKLTKAKLNNPVHPITLPMRMDKGGPRTALFKLCRILQWPMPEFESREENFRTPITLNGVKTPNFNLFTTKISLHIPNSKVLTLTGEQRTDKKSAQDSAALVLLLELKKQEVCILEEP; from the exons ATGACTCCCCAGATACTATTGGATGCTTTAAGGCGTGCATTTCAGACTCTAGACACAGTGCAATTGATTGTTTTTGATGAGTGTCATTGTGCTCGTGGTAATCATCCATATGCAAGAATAATGAAG GAATTCTATCATGATACTGGATGCAAGCCAACCATTTTTGGAATGACAGCATCTCCTGTAGGCGGCAAAG ATTACAATGAACTCATAAAAACAGAAGTCGGATATGCAATGGGAACCAAAAATGGATTTATATCTTCAAAGTTGGACAAACTAGGTGAAATTTCTCAATCACTTAG ATTAGAAGAAGAGGTATACTGTCTAATTTTAATGGAAAGAGTTATAACTGCTAAAGTGATTGAAAGATTTATGAGAAAGATCAATATCACACCACATTTTCCAGTGTCTTACTTAACTGGTGGAGGTTCATCAAAAGATTCTTTAACCCCAAAATTGCAGAGAACCGTTATTGATTCTTTTCGAGCTGGGAAG GTGAATTTCTTGCTCACTACTGATATAGCTGAAGAAGGAGTAGATATACCTAATTGTTCCTGTGTGATCCATTTCGACTTACCtaaaacagtttgcagttatgtccAGTCTCCTGGCAGAGCACGACAAGTTAATTCAAGTTTTATTCTCATGCTTGAGAG GGGAAATGATGTACAGAAGGAtaaaatctttgatattatcgGAAGTGAAAATTACTTGGGAAAACCTTCTTCTAGAGATAATAAGACATTTCTCTCTAATGGTCATGGTGAAGAAATAGATGTTTATTGTGTCAAGACAACAGGAGCAACAGTAACTGCAGAGTCCAGCATTAATCTTATTTACAAATTCTGTGAAAAGCTTCCAAAAGACAG GTATTTCATTCCAAAGCCATTCTTTGAGTTATATGAGAAAGATGGTTCATACGAGTGTTCGTTGACTTTACCGCCCAATGCGGCATTTCAAAAAATAATAGGTCCTATGAGCTGCAGCTCTAACTCAGCAAAGCAGCTTGTGTCTCTAAAAGCCTGTAAGAAACGTCATCAATTAGGAGCACTCAGTAATCATCTACTTCCTTTTCATGAAGACCCTCAGGGGAGCACTTTCTCTGGAGCAG GGACAACCAAAAGAAAGGAGCTTCATGGAATGACAAGCGTCCATGCTTTATGTGGATCTTGGGCTCACAAGCCGGATAATGTGACATTGAATGCATATAAGGTGCATTTTGTTTGTGACCAGGAAGGTGAAAATTACTCAGATTTTGTTCTGTTAGTAGGCTCAtcacttgatgatgatgttgcaaGTGCAGAAATAGTGCTATCCTTGATCCCTAACAAGGTCATCACCTCATATGTTTCTCCTTGCGGGAAGGTCCACTTAAGTGCAGAACAG GTTGAAAAGTCAAAACTATTTCAAGaattctttttcaatgggatattTGGTAGGATGTTTACTGGATCAAGATCATCAGGCTCTCAAAGAGAATTCTTATTTAGGGAAGGACATACGATATCATGGAGCTCTATGAACATGTACCTGCTTTTACCTCTTGAGTCCTCATCAAATGATAATGGTTTCAGTATATATTGGAATGGGATTCACGCATGTGTAGCTATAGTGGAATACTTGCGGAAAATATACTCAACAGATGATGAGTATCATTCTGGAAATTCAACCACTAGCTGTACATCTCCATGTGAAACAAATGGTGAGAATGCAGAAATTGTTCAGTTGGCAAACAAATCTCTTCATATTAAGTACCTCAAAAATTCAGTAGTCTTTTCAATTCATAATGGGAGGATCTATTCTGTCCTTGATGTGATAAATGATGTGACCCCAGAGGATCCATTTGATGATAGTTGTGGCATGAAGCCCTCACAGTTTGTTTCATTCATTGACTATTACCATCAGAA GTACAATATTGTGCTTCACTATCCGCAACAGCCATTGTTATTATTGAAACAAAGTCATAATCCTCACAATCTTCTTTTAAAATCAAGATCTGAAG ATGCTTCCACTGATGACAAGGCAATCATGGAGAAAGAACAAATACATGCACGTTTGCCCCCTGAACTTCTGGTCCACATTGACCTATCAACTGATATTTTGAAGTCATTTTATTTGCTACCTTCAGTAATGCATCGACTGGAGACATTGATGCTAGCCAGCCAGCTTCGCAAAGAAATTGGTTACAATGACCTTCTAATACCAAGCTCACTG ATTTTGGAAGCAATGACAACTCTAAGATGTTGTGAGAATTTCTCTTTGGAACGTTTGGAACTACTTGGTGACTCAGTGCTCAAGTACGCAGTGAGTTGCCATCTGTTTCTGAAATATCCAAAGAAGCATGAAGGACAGCTATCTGATTGTAGGTCACAGGCAGTTTGTAACTCAACACTTCATAAACTGGGAACAGGTCGTTCCATACAG GGTTATATACGAGATAGTGCATTTGATCCTCGACGTTGGCTTGCTCCTGGACAGATTTCGATCCGCCCTTTCCCTTGTATTTGCGGCATAGACAcctgcaatgtgcctcttgaaggaAAATACATGACCGAGGAGATCTCTGTTGTCGTTGGAAAACCTTGTGATAAAGGTCACCGGTGGATGTGCTCTAAGACAATTGCAGATTGTGTTGAAGCTCTAGTTGGAGCATACTATGCTGGCGGTGGTTTACCTGCTGCACTTCAAGCAATGAGGTGGTTGGGAGTCGACATCAAAATGGACAAGGTGTTAGTTGAGGAAGCCAAGATGAGTGCATTCCATTGGTATCATCTTTCTAAAGTTAGTGAGATTGAATTCTTGGAGTCAAAACTCAACTATATGTTTACAGTCAAGGGATTACTGCTAGAAGCCATCACACATCCATCACTGCAGGAGTTAGGACTTGACTACTGTTACCAG AGACTGGAATTTCTAGGTGACTCTGTATTGGACTTGCTTATTACATGGCATCACTTCCTGAGTCATAAAAATATTGACCCTGGAGTATTAACTGATTTGCGTTCAGCATCAGTTAATAATGAAAATTTTGCGCAAGTTGCTGTAAGGAATAACTTTGATAAATATCTTCGGCACAGTTCTGGAATACTCTCAGAGCAGATAAAAGACTATGTTACTAGAATTTCGAGTTATCATTGTTTCAATGATATGCTGTTACCAGTTTTTCTGCCCAAGGCTCCAAAG GTTCTTGGAGATATTGTAGAAAGTATAGCAGGGGCAATACTAATTGATACTTATCTCAACCTTGATGCGGTTTGGGATATATTTAAATCACTGTTTTCTCCTATTGTCACTCCCGATAATCTTGAATTGCCTCCTATACGTGAATTAAGTGAACTGTGTAGTTATTTTGGGTATTTTATACACACAAAAAGCATGAAGAATGGGGAAGAGGTTCTTTCTGAATTAACAGTTCAGCTTAAGGATGATTTGTTGGTAGGATGTGGAAGAGACAAGAACATGAAGACTGCAAAAGCACAAGCAGCTTTATGCTTGTTGAAACAACTAAAG ACAAGAGGTATTTCACATGGCCAAAGTATTTCCAAAAGGAAGCAAGACAGATATATCTCCAGTGACAActcttttctttcaactacatatGTAAGGAATACAACTTCAAAA GATAATGGTTATCTAGAAAATAATTCCAAGTTGACAAAGGCAAAGCTAAATAATCCAG TGCATCCAATTACTCTTCCAATGAGGATGGACAAAGGGGGCCCCAGGACTGCTCTTTTCAAGCTTTGCAGAATACTACAGTGGCCAATGCCAGAATTTGAATCACGAGAAGAAAACTTCAG AACTCCGATAACACTAAATGGAGTGAAAACACCAAACTTCAACCTCTTCACAACAAAAATATCACTGCACATCCCAAATTCCAAAGTTCTTACACTTACGGGCGAGCAAAGAACAGACAAGAAAAGTGCACAAGATTCAGCAGCACTTGTGCTGCTCCTTGAGCTCAAGAAACAAGAAGTATGCATCCTCGAGGAGCCATGA